AAGAGCTTAGAAGGTCTCGGTGCCTTCGAAGGGTGGCACAGTGGGGTCGAGCTGATGGCTGGAGGAAGTGCGGGCTATCCGCAGTTGAGCACAACGCTGAGGTTGCCAATGTTGAACCTGCGTGAGGGCTGCGGGCAAATATGTGCGTGCCTAACCCATTTGCTGTCGTCTTTCCAGACTCCTGGGCGACTTAGAAAATTGACTTGCCCACAAGCTTAACGTGACTGTGACCAAGAAAAGTTCTCTGCTCTGAGAAATACGAACGATTGTGCTGGAAGAGACCTATTTATAGTAGCTTTGGGTATCCAGTTTGGGCTTTCTGATTGGGTAAAAGTGAAGTAACGCAATAGCCAATGGAACGGAAGAATTTCAGTGTCGTTAACATTCGCATTTGTGACGACACACTAAAATTAATCCAATCGTAGAGGAAAATTATTAACCTCATTTGAATACCGCATCTATAAATGCATGTAACCTAGTGAGGGGTGATTATTTTCCCAGGTATTTGCATCAGTCTTCTGGTTTTTGCTTTTTGAACGCTATAATGCCTGAGCCCACGAAGTCTGCTCCTGCCCCGAAGAAGGGCTCCAAGAAGGCGGTGACCAAGGCGCAGAAGAAGGACGGCAAGAAGCGCAAGCGCAGCCGCAAGGAGAGCTACTCCGTCTACGTGTACAAGGTGCTCAAGCAGGTGCACCCCGACACCGGCATCTCGTCCAAGGCCATGGGCATCATGAACTCGTTCGTGAACGACATCTTCGAGCGCATCGCCGGCGAGGCCTCGCGCCTGGCGCACTACAACAAGCGCTCGACCATCACGTCCCGGGAGATCCAGACTGCCGTGCGCCTGCTGCTGCCCGGGGAGCTGGCCAAGCACGCCGTGTCTGAGGGCACCAAGGCGGTCACCAAGTACACCAGCTCCAAGTGAACTTGCCAAGTAAGCGTTTTTACACCTAATCCCAAAGGCTCTTTTAAGAGCCACGCATGATTTTCACAAATGAGTTGTAATTCTTAAAGTCCAAACAATTATTGCATTTTTCGTACTAGATTGAAAGCTAGTTTACTGATCTTTAATGTTACATCACTGCTGCTGCATAGGAAATGCGAGGAGTAACAGTGGGTACTAGAAATTAAGTACTCTGTGCACGTACAGGTTCAGTATAGTTAACAATCACATAGCTGTACACTAATAAGAACGGAAAGTCACACTAAATGTGCAGCTCTCCGTTTCGGTGCAAAGTTCTCCAATTTGACCATGAAGTGATCCAGGAAGTGATGACTGCTTGCTGCCCGGACCACAGAAGAATATGCTCTGAGGACCTCCTCCTGCTCAGAGCATACCTCCTCTCCATTTTTCTTAAAACCTTTCCATCTAGATAACCTGACTCTGAAAAAGGCCTGATTACTTGAGTAGTCAAGTAATCTTACAATACGGAGGTTTCCGGGGAGTGCTGGAGCAAGAAGGGGATCTTCTCTCCAAAAGGTGCACAGGGAGATCAAAAGAGAAAGTCACTGAAACACTTTTAAGTTGTCAGTACTATACCTTCACAGAAAATCACTTAGTTTGCCTTTTGACAGCAGTTTAAAAGGCCTCTGGATGACAGGGGAATCCCCACAGTCAACCTGATAGGTGCCTTACTGCTGACGGGCAAAAGTAACTTTCAGTATGGTTCACACTTTCCTGGGTGTCCCCAAGTGTCAGGAAAGTGGAGATGCAAGGGAACAGGGAGTATGAGATGGGTGAGGTGAGCTTGGAGTCAAGAGCCTTCTGGGATAGAGAATTTAGGAGAATGGTATTGGCAGAGGGAAGTATGAACCTAGAAACTAATGTCCTCACACCCTcataaacaaatatgtatttatcaATATTTGGGATAGATTTTGTATTACATGGCAAGCTTAGTACTTGGATGAATattgaaaatctttaaaaaatatattttttaaaaagcaatgaaaattagCTATGAAAGTAACAAACTCGGACCCAGGGACATAGCCCTAGTGAAACCCTGAGCAGGGTTTTCACACAAACCtgggctttgcttttttttttccttttggtaccagggatcaaattcaggggcactcaaccactgagtcacatccccagccatattttgtattttatttagaaactggctctcactgaattgcttggcaCCTTACCatggcagaggctggctttgaactaacaattctgcctcagccttctgagcctctgggattacaggcttgaccactgcacccagctgggcTTTGCTTTTTAAGATGATGTATGGAGCTTAATCATGGTGTGGAGTCTTGTAAGAAATCACCTAGGAAACAGACACCAAACAAAAGCCTAGCTCATCTAATAACAATAACAAAGGAGTTAATACCACAGCCTGGAGACATATTATCAGTAAAGAAAATGATCAACCATCAGGTGTCCTTGAGAGAGTCTTTGCTCCAATTCCCAGGtttggagtttgttttttttttttttattattttttcaggcAGTGACATTCTTCAGGGCAGTGAAGGACAGAGCTTAGCCTGTGATCACAAAAATGTTAGTCTTATTTCCCAGGCTGTTAGagcaagggaagaagaaaagcaggGGAAAAGTCAGTTTTAAAATCGGCCACCTGGACCGTTTATACTGAAAGCATCAAGTGGACCCCATTATGCTCAGGTAGGAAAAGGAATGGAAACGTTCACTGtcaaatgtacataagcccactATAGACCACTGCAAGGTGGAAAGTCAGCTCCAGACTCCATACTCAGCAGAATCCATCCTCCCACCAAGGCAGGTCATCCCAGCCTTGCCAGCTTATTCTCAGCATGCCCACCAGGTAGTCAATGGAGCTGGACTGAGAATTTAAATTGGGGACAGAATAGCTAGGCTGGTTTTATGCTCCTGAGCATGTGgtagagaaaatacaaatcatcTTTGGAGGAACAAGATTAATTTTAATCCTCAACAAATTCCcacggggggaggggggagagtaAAAGGTGAAATAAGCAGAAactttcatatattaaaaaaacaaaaaaagctttaatgtcttttaaaaaaatttcaaacatgtaaggaatttttaaaaaatacaaagataacagaattgaaaaaagaaccaaataggaattttagaaaataaattaacaaatatacaATTAGTTAGAATTAAAACTAAAAGTTTAATGGATGGGTTTAAAAGCTCATTGAACCCAACGAAAGGAATTTAATGAACTATGTATCAAGGTTATATAAAGTTATCTAAAGTAATTATCCAGAGTGcatagagaaaaatgtaaaagtaattttttaaaaaatctatatttagtAACAAAATGATCTGACATGCTTGTAATTTATGTATAACTGATCATGtttgaaaagcaaatataaattattgttaTGTAATCATAATACTGTAGTATCAGAATGATACAGATGTAAGATTTAAAAGATCATGACAATTCTAGAATTGATGGATTcgattataattaaaaataaatgaaatgaaaaatattataacaaaaaAGAGGTCACTGTGATCtgtaaattaaacttttaaatccTTAACAACAAATACAATATTGATGTTCTTAAGTGTCTTCTGTTCCGTACTGAcagatggcatcaaactaaagcTTGTTTGAAATTCTGCATGTAAGATTATTAAGCAATGggttatttgtgtattttctatCTAGCTAACTTTACCAAATTCTGCTAATTTCAATCAATATTTAATGgaatgctttttatttcatttgatattgagagcaaataaaactatttagTATTCTTTCCAGTAACTATTTTGTTAGTTGCTTTTATCCTATGTCAACTACAgtcaaaaacaatattaaaaaaaaaaaaaaaaaagccacattaGAAACATTAAGagtcctctttttcctccttcttgtAGAATTGGCTTTAATAGttcataatttatgtttttctacATATGTATCGTATTTTATTGTGTTGATGTAGTTTTCCTTCCAACTCCATTAAACCTTTTGTTAGGAATGATTTATGCCATCATTTTTTGGCATCTGATGAAATAATGTTTTTCCTCCTCCAAACATTACAGGTAGATATGCCAGTGTTGATCCCTACTTGCATTTGTAGGCCAAGTCTTATTTATTCATGTTGTATTATCTTAAATATGGGCAAGATAAATTCTGTTAACACttgacatggatttttttttcccatttctatgAACACATAAAAACATCCTGATTTTTCATTTCTGGGTTTATCTTCATCTTTTTCATTAGAATCATGACATGTCTATGAACTTGTGGGGCTCTCCTTCTATTAGCATGTTGCTATGTAACAAATCATCCCAAAACTGAGCAGCTTAAATCAATGAACATTTAACATTTACTATCTCTTAGTTTCTGTGGGTCAAAAACTGAATACCTAGTTATGGCTCAGGTTCTCACCTGAGCTTAAAGTCTACATGTAAGCTTAGGACAGTGGTCATTCAAAGCCTTGATGGCATGCCAGAATGTTGGGCAAGTTTCAGATGGTTGTTACTCAAAAGCTCTGTTCTTTGCCACACAACCTCTCCAGAAAGCTTAGTATGTATGCCTATCTTTAAAGCTTGGCAGATGTTATccctcaaaaatagaaaaataatcaacaagTCTTTTGTAACCAAGCTTCAAAAGTCATACACTATGATTCTGCAACATTCTATTCATTGTAAGCAAGTCACAAAAACTAATGCTTACTCAGAAGGGAAATTATGTTCCACTTTTTTAAGGTAAGGGTAGAAAAAGATCTGGttgacatattttaaaaccacatcaTCATTTTATGGTTGAAGTACAGAAATTGTAAAAGTATTTGTGCTTTAATGACCAGATAGAAATCAGCTGTAATGTCACCTGGACCTGATATCTTTATCAGGTCTTTATTACCTTTTAAGAATTACTACTTAGGCTGCTGTTGACCACCGTCCACAAAAGCCAATAAGATCCCCAGATGTTTTTCTTGATGGGACATTTCCCTGAGACTGTAGATGATAAAATGCCTTTGTATTTACTATAAATATTAGCCCAGCATGTTgcaggaactttaaaaaaaagtattaaatattttgaattaatccATATGCAAAATCCCAAACTTCAATCTGTAAATCAAATATCTGGTGTGTGATTGTTTTTAGAATGTTCAACAAATAGGTTTGAACTTTTCTAAGAAGaaaaacttttggaaaaaaaaaaaaaaaactcagtactTTGGAATATGAAAATAACAGGAAATAGTCTGATAAATTTAAAATTGGACAAGAAATTAAAGCTAATTGTTTAATATATagatttttggtaattttttttaacatagattttaagactgattttttttttctttttctttcttttttttttttttttttttttttgtggggactactagagattgaattcgggggcactcaaccactgtgccacatccccagccctatgttgtattttatttacagacagggtctcactgagttgcttagcgcctttccattgctaaggctgactttgaactcacaatcctcctgtttcagcctccagagccactgggattatgggcctaTGCCACCACGCCAGgcaaagactgattttttttttttttaagttcaatatGTAAGAACAGATTAATAAGAGTTTGAGAAAggcaaaaggaagggaaaaaagcaaaaatagatctTAGTCATAAAGAATTATAAAGATTCTTGATGTGTGTCCAAATTTACTGGCAAACTGTAGTATAACAGTTTTTCACAGAGTGTTTACTTATAAAATCAGTTTACTTGAGAGGAGACTCATTGAAATGTCTTTGGGCACAACACCAGCCTTAGCACAGGAGATAGAGATAAGGTGGTCTTTGACTTCCAAAGTCTTCAAAAAGACTTACAGATCACTACTTCCATCTTCCtttgtcctaaaaaaaaaaaaaaaaaaaatctcatatttgGAAATCTACAGGAAGTGAATGAATTTGGGCTCCCATTAGGATTGCCAAACTCATTAAAGTATTCATCTCAACTTTTGACAAAATCTAGCACTATTAACATCCTTATGCCACACTGCAAAGTTAAAACAATCCAAACTACCCTTATATCTAACACCAAATCCAATGCTCAGGGGTGTCTAAAACCATCCTTAGATTTGATAAATCATTAGAGGACTCAGTAAAAGCTATTATACtcaatattacatatattacagCAAAAGGACAGAGACTAAAATCAGAAAAGCAACAAAGAGCAAAATGTAAGATGTTCCAAATGCATTACCAACACAAGGACTAACAACTAGGAAAACCTAGTATAAGCCTTGGTTTGACATATGGCCTTGATCATATCAACATGACTAATACCCTGATTGACCTTAGTCTCCATTCCTCATAGATCAGGCAGATGTACCAAGGTTCAAAGCCTCAACCCTAAATAAGATCTCTGATCTGGACAAGTAAGGCCCAAAGCCTCAACCCTAAATAAGATATTTGAACTACAAGGTCTAGCTGAGTGCCCCAGGCAATATAAATACTTTTAGCTAATGGGCCTGACATTCCTAGAGATCACCTAGTAGCCTAGGACAAAGGCCACACCACTCTTCTGGTGGTGTTATTTCCTTACTACACATTACTACCCTTTTCTTTACATAAGCAACAGTAACTTGAGTTATGAgaaaaattatgcttttaaagcaaacattttaattagatatatataaTTAGCCATAACTTGAGTTCcacaagtatttaatttttctgattattttgtaacattgttttacatatttagatCAATTGTAGACCCAGAAATTATAAGATTTCTCAGTGAAGAATGTTTTGTACTTCATGCAGGTGAACACCCTTAGCAGTATCCTGCTTGATTTATACACCCCAACTCCCCCCTATGGATGCTTACTAAAGAAATGAATATTCAGGAATAGAGATCAACTTTGGGTAAAGCTTGGAGTTTTTGAACTTCATTCTGGTAGCATGAGCATTCGCTActaaatagaaaaaggaaaacgaAAACAACTTTTTTTCACCTGAGCAGTAGTAACTTCAGTAGTTTTTTTCTCCCATAAACCATGAAATTTGCTACATGGATAGGGaataaaaattgtagaaaaagagagactgtttcaaaatttgtttaaaagtttGACATTTTTTcggtataatttatatatatcaaacagtattttataaatatccaGCCCACTATTTTTCAGGAAAGAAGGAatatggggagaaaaagaaacgTGCCAGAAATTAAGGACTCAGAAAAAAAGAACGGAAAAAGCAAACCAACCATAAAAGGGTGGGAAAGAGATAAGAAATCCAAAGAAAAGCCTAAGGCAGAATGTGGaaggagaaaggcagagagaaaaaagTGACCTGTGTTGGTAAATCTTGTCATATAGTTGGTGTCTCTGCTGGGAATAATACCTATCATGTAAGAACTGAACTACTCCCCACATTTCTTGGGTTTAGGGTTGAGAGAATTCATTAAAATGGCACCACATCTGGGAGGCTTTCTCTAACCATCAGATGTAAACTGGCACCTTTATATCTCCATCCTTAACCTTCCCTAttcattatttctctattttccctATTCATTATAGTTAGCTAACacaaatttattgatttattgtttGCCTCACACTTCTCTTTTCAAGATTGCAAGATCCATAAGGGTAGGAACTTCATCATGTTTAAGGTTCATACAACAGACTCTCAAAAAGTATCTCCAAGTTGACATAATAAATTGTGATTGAAGTGTACATAGGTATGTAACAACAGGGATAGAGGATAAAGTTGAATTGTCACAGTGATTCAATTGAATGAGTGACACAGTAAAGGGTCTCACTTTTCTGATGTCTACAAAAAAGATAAGTGTAGACCACTTCTAAGAGTTATCTTAAGGATGAATTGAGATAAAATAATAAGGTTTTTAAAACAGTGGTGGGCATTTAGTAAGCCCTTTGCAATTGTTAgcaattattttacttttcttagttaaaatgaaaatcaaagtggCCAAATCATTTCGGAAACTAAAGGTGAGAATTATTAGCTTTTGAACTATTAGATTCCTCCCCAAGAAGAGTGGTTGAGGGATTTTAAGCTAAAACCCTATTATTCAGGGATTTCTCTTGAAAAAACATGATTTGAGCTATTATTTGTTGATGCTAATAATTATTAAGCAGGTAACTTTGGAATAGGAATTCCTGATAGAACATTATGCAagcatatgttaaaaaaaaacaaaaaccttttctTTAAATAGCAAATATTAATGCTGATGGCAAAATGACAACTAACAAATACAACCTTTTATTTCTTCAGTCAGGGGAGACATAAGAATGCACAGAAGAAACGAATGCATAAAGTAACCGAAAACATGAATCTGTCCATAGAAGATATGAAGTATGACAAGTTTGATCTGATTGAGAATGACTGACTTCTGTGTATACCCCACCCAGATCCAACCCATCCTGGTTTAGCACTCAATAAATCATCAAAAGGAGATCATTTCCTAAGCGGAAGAGACTAACCAAGACGTTTTAGattctcattttactttttcGTTTGATTTCTAAAAACAATTCACTTCTGTTACACACTCAATTATTAGTAATTCACCATCACGGACTATATTTGCTGAAAGTCAGAGGATGACAGATAGTctgtaaaacaaacaagaaaacctgTAGAGAATAGGAATTCTGCATTTGCTCATtcaaatatttctccaaaaatcTCCTTTCTGCACATCTATCTAGCTATTATCCATCTTCCAGCATCAAGGTAGTAGTAGGCCTTAGGCACTGTTTGGGCTTTGGTGATGACTCTGAAGGTAAACAGCTTAGTTTCGCTAAGCTGCCACTAGAGAGCTCACATCTGTACCTGATAGGAACAATACTTTAAAGCAGTGTAAAACGTGAATGTTTACCAAAATAACCTGAAAGATCTACAAACATTGCGGGGCGCCACCACGCTCCTAATTGTCAGTTCTGAAGTTACACTTGAAAGTACTTCTAAATTATCCAGGTGACACTGCTGCTGCTGGTCCGGGGACCACACACGGATAACTTTGTTTTAAAGGTCACGGGCAGCAAAACGCAGACCCGCCTCTCCTTCCAAGCTGGATCAGTCCTATCCTACGGCCGGCTCGCCACGCCCCCCACGCGGGTTCCGTTGTACGCGGGCTCGCCACGCCCCTCACGCCGGTTCTGTCGTGAGGCAGTCTCACCACGCCCCCCACGCCGGTTCCGTCTTACGGCTGGCTCGCCACGCCCCTCACGCAGGTTCCGTCTTACGGCCGGCTCGCCACGCCCCTCACGCCGGTTCTGTCGTAAGGCCGGCTCGCCACGCCCCTCACGTCCCGGCGACAGATCGCCATTACCCTTGCGCGTCATCACGCAGCCCAGTTGCCCTCGCTCCCACTCGCTTTAGTCTACTGGTGGTGGGTCGTGTCTCCGGTCTTCATCTAAGTCTCCCGAGAGTCTGGCCCTCCGTCGTCGGGATTGGCAGATAAAACCTCACGGAGACATCTGAAGATGGAGGAGTATGGCTAAGCCGCTCCTCTGCGCGGCTGAGACTGCGAGGACGCCTTGCCGGCCGCAGCCCCCTGCGGGAGGACTGCGTGCGCCGACGGTTTTCCCCCGGTGAATAGCTGTGGCCTTCTGACACTTACCACATCGCTAAACAAAGTGCCTGGGGCCCACAGTACTTTTAGAAGCGCACGAaaacattgatttattttaaaatcagaacaaCAATAAGATCTTAGGTAGAAGAAAACATTCGAATAAATAACATTCAAATATGATCcttttttttagataaaattgttattttaatagaAGGGGCCCAAGAAGGCAAAAGTGCCCAGGGCCCAAGAATATAATGCAGCCGCGGATGTACAGAGCAGACAACTCTTACAAATTGCTTTTGtttgtatacttttttaaaaaactaacaccTAGACACAGTTCAGTTGCTTTCCATGTGTTTATTTCTCACAACACACATGTGCACTGTTATCCCAGTTTTACTCACGAGTATACCAAGTGAAGCTTAAAATAACTTGCCAATGTCGTACAGTTAAATGACAGGGCAATCTGACCCAGTCAGGTTGTCTCCAGAGGTGTCAATTTTTAACCATTGAAAACAGGCATTATCTCATATCTACAGCATTGATTTAGCAAcaggacaaaaaaacaaaaatattcgcAAGACAGtgagatttccagttttctctctgcctctccctcttccctcagTAGTAGGGTTCACAGGTGTTCCTTTCTCCATATGGCAGGTACACACACACCACTCGTCTATCTCTTCATCTTAAGGAATGCTTGTCTTCTAGCTCATTGGCACACCATATACGTGAAAGAAACCCTCCTTTTCCACACTGACGGTACTCACCTACTTGAGGAATCAACCAGATAACCTTTTGCTAACTGTGTGACGTAAGCTTAGGATATTTTAACATTCATACCCCTGGCGTATTTCCAAATATGCAGAAACCAAGACTCAACTATCTATACACAATTAGAAAATGTCAGTAAAAAGGcttccagaaaacaaacaaaaaaagaaatgcctgaCTGTTCTTTCTATATCTGGACCAAGGCCATATGGTTTAATTACCGTAAGTGTATATGTGTTCACATGAACTAAGAACTGCCTCTCTTCCTTACTTTTTTGCCAAATGCTTTATCAAATATCCCATAGAGTATTTTGACATAACATGCAATGTTTAGATTATTTTAGAGTGTATGAACATGTTAGCAGTTGAGTTCTCAAAACACATAAACATAGTTAAGTATATCTGTTCCTGTAAGTGGATTCCTTGGTACACTTCAGTAAActttaagttttatttacatatgtctgaaatatttattattttattttgaatctttagCACTGTTTTGAATGTctgacttttctattttaattacagATAGGTTATTGCTAACATGTAGAAAGACAttatataagtttttaaatgGTACTCTCATACCCATCAACTCtgttgtttttattagttttaattctttataGATTCTTATGGACTCTTTCATTGACAATTACATTATTTTCAGAAACAAAGATAATTGTCTTATTGAATTCTTACTGTTCTATTTTCCTGCCCTATGTCATGATATTAGCCATACTCCACAGTGTTATGTTCAGTAGGAGTAGTGCCACTGTCCTCTTGCTCTTGGCACTGTAAAATACTCCCAAACTTGCACAAGTATTATGGTCgcttgggattacaagcatacgcTGCCGTCTACTCTTTATGAAGTCATTCCAGGCTGTTGAAAATGTTCATGATGAATAAATGTCATATTTTAGCAAATGCTTCCTCAGCATTTATGGAGCTGACCATAGTTTTTCCTCTATTCTCCTCCATCAGCAGATTTATCAtgctaaactttattttattcttgaaataaaCCCTATATTttgtgctatttttttaaagtaatatggcctattttccattttctatgttttaaatagttttttttttttgagagagagaattttttaatatttattttttagttttcaggggacacatctttatttttttcacttttttttttaaaatatggtgcctctgaggattgaacccagtgccccgcacatgggagagcattaccacttgagccacaaccccaacccttaaatagttctttttttagaTAAATACATGAGAATGAGACTAGAATTTTGTTTCTTGTCATTTTGtttccttcatattttctttctttagtttcttgccgcagtccggctgcagcaaaataaccgggggtgggggggggggtggggggtgacgtacaatttgtgtacattgatacagcaggagtgggatcCCTTTATTGTAGAACAACAGAgggatatttatacattccacacagcttatcttaattagcataaactagatacagcagtcaaccaataagaaatctccacacttaatggctcctggcaatactt
This portion of the Marmota flaviventris isolate mMarFla1 chromosome 6, mMarFla1.hap1, whole genome shotgun sequence genome encodes:
- the LOC114102742 gene encoding histone H2B type 1-M, with protein sequence MPEPTKSAPAPKKGSKKAVTKAQKKDGKKRKRSRKESYSVYVYKVLKQVHPDTGISSKAMGIMNSFVNDIFERIAGEASRLAHYNKRSTITSREIQTAVRLLLPGELAKHAVSEGTKAVTKYTSSK